One stretch of Portunus trituberculatus isolate SZX2019 chromosome 23, ASM1759143v1, whole genome shotgun sequence DNA includes these proteins:
- the LOC123507946 gene encoding uncharacterized protein LOC123507946 produces MKLYYLTLSLSAFVVTATLTHAKDTDHNARITPAEGTEALVASSNRATTYSSLLTLNVSNAIVVALFAAAGAFYYTGIPFVSIRRSVTSFWDSFGIADFMDSGLSRVWDSGLSDALATLLPVVQEALRVYSENYA; encoded by the coding sequence ATGAAGCTTTACTACCTTACCCTGAGCCTGTCCGCCTTTGTGGTCACGGCGACACTCACCCACGCTAAGGACACTGACCACAACGCAAGAATCACTCCTGCAGAAGGCACTGAAGCACTTGTCGCCTCGTCTAATCGCGCCACAACCTACTCCTCCCTTCTGACACTGAATGTCTCCAACGCCATCGTCGTAGCGCTCTTTGCCGCGGCGGGAGCTTTCTACTACACCGGCATTCCCTTCGTCAGTATCCGCAGGTCCGTCACTAGTTTCTGGGACTCCTTCGGGATCGCTGACTTCATGGATTCAGGTCTCTCTCGCGTGTGGGACTCCGGACTGTCTGACGCActggccaccctcctcccaGTGGTTCAAGAAGCTCTACGCGTCTACAGCGAGAATTATGCGTAG